In Numenius arquata chromosome 1, bNumArq3.hap1.1, whole genome shotgun sequence, the DNA window ACTTGTGGGAGAAAATGTGCCACTCTGCTGCTCTCTTTTAGTGCTGTGCTTTTCTTTATTTCGTTTTTTTACCAAACCATTTACTTCACAACAGCTGTCTTACAATTCTTTCCTCTTTTACTGGTTAAACCAATGCCCAGTGGAGAGGGAAACCAAAGaagtcatttttcttcttccgTTGTCTCCTTGCTTACCCTTGATTGTCAGCTTGCCTGAATCACTGGCCCGGTTGTGAAATGATGCTGATAGACCTCCAgtgcctccagcagctccagccataTCTGCCCGATGAGACTAGGGGGAGGCcaggggcagtgctgggctgaAGGGCTGCAGCATGTAATCTGTCTGAAATACAGATACTCCCAAGgcatctctatttctttttttttttttttctcttttagaagcTGTGCAGGTTGAGAGATAGTTTAGATCATTTagcaggaggggaggaagatCAAGGAAGAGGCTGGGAACTGTAGTGATGGTGCTGTTGAAACAGAATCTTAGTTGGAGCCTTTGAATTTCAGGAAGAGGAAGCTGCATTTTGGACTCAAAAACCTGAGCAGACAGATGTCCCCAGTGCTGTGGTACCTAGTATCTCCCCATATCATGCTGGCTTCCCTGCCtactggtcctgtcatgattcttTTCCAGCCAAGTCTGTTCCCCTCACTGTTTTTTCATGAAGGTGAGCAAGCAGAGAAGGCACCAAGGAGTAGGGGCTGCCTCCTCCAGCGTACCTGCCTTATCTGCAAGCGCAGCTTCACGTAGGGTAGCGTGACCTCACACTGGCTGCTGTATGGTTGGAGCCTGCTAAAGACTGCAAGGACTGAAACACTGGAAATAGCAAGGACTGGCTTGTAATTGTGGGAAAAGCACCTTGCGAGAAAAGGAGTTAACTCATACAGCATCGTAAACAagtcaaatcatagaatcatagaatggttagagttggaagggaccttaaagatcattgagttccaacccccctgccatgggcagggacacctcccactagacaaggttgctcaaagccccatccaatttGGCCTTGGACTCTGAACAAGGACAAATGATATCTAGGAAGGTATCAACTGTAGACGGTCCACTGCTGAATTACCCAGAATAAATCAATAGGTTCTTAAACATCACTTTCTCTGCTTTAAAGGCAAAATATCTTGCTAGTTAAGTTGTGTGAGCCCGGGACTTCTCCACCTCTTCCTCTTccatctctttcctcttctccctgatTTGGAAACTGCACAAATTGCCATGTGCTTGCCTAATGCATTGCTCTTCTCCAGTGTGCCACAGAATTAAAGGCATGCAGATTTGCTGCATAAATTGCCTCTGAGGGCTTGCAATGTAGTTAAATGTAGCAGCTATGGCACTGTGCACAACACAAAACAGGGACTGTGCTGTCCCAATGGAGAATGATGAATGCTGGTTCTTGCCAGGTCTTTACattggaggtggaggaaggaaattctttctctcttacacacacacacatatacatacaaacATAAACTCTTTCAAGCTCCTTTTCTGTTCGGGATTAAGACTATGTTTCCATGAAAATTTCTGTTGCTGGGAATGTGTTTTTAGGTGAAAGTATTAAACATGAAGTAAAtggtttcatttaaaaagcaaagccatTTTCGTCTGAGCATAATCTGGCTTTGGATAGGTCCAAACTAGGCGGTCATGAAGATACTGAAGTtctccacataaaaaaaaaagttaaaatctgcGTTTTTGAGTAACTCTAAGGGGAGTATTCATAACAGGCAGTGTCACTGCCTTATGGCACTAGCTATCTGTGAAAGAGAGCAAACCTCAAAGGAGAATGTTATATATATTGTGCCACAACATGTAACACTGAAAGTTGTTAAGAAAATCAATTCTGAATTAAACAAGACAAGTGCCTTTTTCTGGTGCATTTCTGGTGTGCATATGAGGCATGCTACAAGGGTGTTCCTCTTAAATCAGGTTATCCTGAGCATGTCTTGCTGTTCCAGGTCAACGCAGTCACCATCGATGGGATCACTCCTCTGTTTAATGCCTGCTGCAGTGGCAGCGTGGCCTGTGTCAACATGCTGCTCGAATTTGGAGCCAAACCACAGCTCAGGAGCCACCTCGTTTCACCTATTCATGAAGCGGTCAAGAGAGGTAATGTTCAGGCTGTGAATGAAGCTAACAATAACCGAGGAATACACCTTCTattgatattaaaatatttaaaaaaaaccctaaacttgtTCGTACTGGTACGGATAAATAGGCTTGCCTTATTCCCAGCTCTTGTACCTCTTTGGTTGCACTTGGGTGTATTCTGCTCTGCATCACTTGAGCAATGGCCCTTCTTCTCTCCACAGGTCACAGGGAGTGCATGGAGATCCTTCTGGCCCATGAGGTTGACATTGACCAAGAAGATCTGCATCATGGGACCCCTCTCTATGTGGCTTGCATGTACCAGAGAACAGATTGTGTTAAGAAGCTTTTGGAGCTAGGTATACCTGGaaaaggggctgggggagagctgTGGTGGTGTGAGCCACCACTGCTGGTCTCTCCAGGCTGCCTCTCCACTGCAAACATCATTGGTTATTTCCACAAGAGGTGTTTGGGCAGCCCAAGCCAGTGAGATTTGTATGAGGCTATTAAAAATTTCACCTGCATTCATGAAAAATTTATGATTTCCTCAGTAAAAAAAGCCCTAATGACAGAGACCTCCCTGAGACTGTctgaatgtgaaaataaaatacttttagtTTTCTAGAAAGATGAGAGGAAGTGCAGACAATGCTGGCTAATATTGGTGACCAAAATCAGCTCTTGATTATGATAAACTGCCGTGCTAAGCATTAACTTCACCTGCTTCTCAGTAGATGATGAAGACAGCAGTAAAGCTGCTTGAAAGAATAATCACTGCAGGTCCAGGCACAGCCTATGAGCCAGCATAAATTTTTGCTGTCAGTGAACATTATCTGACTTACACCTGCTCGAAGTGTGGCCCTGCTGTGCCTGGTGAGCCCAGGGCAAGTATCTCGTTTGCTGTGCTCCTGGAGTTATTACAATGAGATacctaaaggttttttttttttttacctccgcTAATTGAATTAACATAATACGTGTCAGACTTTATGTTATTAACAAATTAACAGAGCATATAGTAGGCTTTGAACATTTATTGGGTTGAAGGTCAAGCTGTTCAGTTCTGTCTATCGCAGACAGGGTTTGGTGGCTCAGAGGATATTTACACAGCAGGCATTTGACCTGTGGAGTTTTGCACTGCTGCTATTGACAGAAATGAGGGAGGCCTGCGTGCCATCCATCCCCTTCATTTATTGAGGCTACTGGTGGAAACCAGCCGGTGTGATGTGGGTTTGGACCATTCCTGTTGCCTCCCAGATCTAACCATGAACTCTTGTTCACTCAAGGGGCCAATGTTAACATGGGGAAGCGATTAGACACCCCCCTCCACGCGGCAGCAAGAAAATCCAGCGTGGAGGTAGTTGTCTTGCTGACAGACTATGGTGCTAACCCGAAATGCAGAAATGCTGAACTCAAGTGTCCCCTGGATCTTGCTGTACCCAACAGCAAAGTGGAGCAGGCGCTTCTGCTTCGGGAAGGTAAtggtttcctttcttcttctctttttcaagtatttattttccttaccTAAGTATATTTTCTTAACTGCTTTTATAAGTAATGCTTATATGAGTTCTCTTGGCTTCTCTACTGATTTCAAGCCTGCAGCACATGACACAGAAATATGTGAGAAATCTCTGTTTTGTTGCTACATCTGCCACCAAGTGTTAGGGGTTTAGTGGGTAAATTGGTAAGTtgttctgtgctttatttttgtgtCTGCTGAAGGAAAATTTTATGTCTTTACCTATCAGGACTCTAAGGATTAAAAACTGCCGTGGGAGTTTATTCATAGATAACAGTTTAGTACCACCACCTTGTGTTCAAACTAACACCACGGCTTAGTGTCCTGCTTCTCACAGAAAAAGCCACACCAGTGTCTGTGCCCTTGGTCACCAGGAGAATGCAGagctatgactctatgattctatttgctgGGTGACTATTCAGCTTCACGACATGCAGCCATCTTCCATGAGGCTTATAGGGCTGCAATCCCAGCACAAAACCAGCAGTGCCCTTACTTTCAGCCTTCCTACAATTAATTATCTTTCTAGTCTACTGGAAGAAACTTCTGAGCAGAAACGAATCTAGATACTCTTGTGCCGTTTTTGCCCGCAACACATACAGCCTTGTTGCATCCAGCTTGATGCATCCAACAGCAATATTGCTGGGATATGGATACCATATACTGGCTGAATTAAGTCCCCCTCCTCCTCTAGCCTCTGTATTTCCCAGCACAATGGTACCCTCTTAGTCAGTCGATGCCCCCCCTGGGCTTTGCCAACATGAAGGGTGAATGGTGCTCTCCCATGCAGGCAGCCTGCCACCTTCCCATCCTGCTCGCTCCATACCAAGGAGCAAAGCATGATGTGCATGGAGAGCCTGCTTCCAGTTGCAAAATACCTCTTGGATGGTAAATTAATATTGTCAATGTTGTGCATAGGCTTTGTGCCGGCCCTTTGCACAGAGGTGGGTTTTATGGAGGAAATGGAACATTTGCTTAATATCCTTCTATTCTGATCCTTTCTCCATGGCTTTTCATGCAGAGCTTTAATTTGTCATGTCTAAAACCTTCTGGGAGGACATTTGCTTGGATGCTTCTCACCTCTTGTGACTTCTGTCCTTGTATCTGAGAGATGTTCAGGGCTGAGCAATGGCAGGCTGTGTGAGCAAAGGCAGTGCAATTGTCCTGCTCCAGTTACCCTGTGTGAATGAGAAATTGTGGAGATAAAGAAATATCCCACtattaataattttctcttcctgatctttctttttaatttccactTTGACTGTAAGGGAAGAGAGGGTGACAATCTCAGCGGGATTATAGGGgcactccagctcctgctggctcTTCACTTTTCAGAAATGAAGTTTCCTCAGTTTCCTCACCTTTCCCTTTAGTTCCACTTTCAGATACTTTGCTGTATCTAACATCTACAACTGCCCTTTTTACCtacttctgtgttttctgaggTCCTTCTGTTTGAGATAAGCACCTCAGGGACCCATCTTGATGAGTTTTCTTTATACTCCCTGACTTTTCTACTGTGGTTACTTAGCTCCCTTTAATTGCTCTTTTTCCTAGCTCTTAAGTCATGCGAAATATAAAATGTTTCGGCTTTCCTAACTGCTTTGGGAGCTGGTAGCTTCTTTCTTCACTTCCAGTTACAGTAGTACTGGAACTATAGACATATCTATATATCCTGTATTATTCTGTTAACTTCTTCTCAGAGGGGGCATTATCAGCCTGTTCAGGCTCCTAAATCTTCCTGTAGTAAAAGCACAGATTATGAAGCTTACTTGGAAGATATAAGGACAGGCTTTTAAGCACACATCTCTACCCATTGCCTGCCAGACATTGCTACTGATTGAAACTGGAGGGGCAGGGCTGAGACAGGGCTCGAAAACTCTGAGCAGGCATGAAGGTTCAACctggagcagctccagcaagACGAGAGCGAAGGCGGCAGGGACATGTTCACTAGCAAGTTGCATTTGCATGTGCAAGGATGTGATTGCAGAAGCAATGGAGTCTCATTTCCAGTGGGTTTGTGCCTGGTGTGCTCCTCTCCTGACCTGTGGTGGGATGGGCTGGGGGCGCCTGGCTGGTCACCCCACGGGGAAGCCACTGGGGCAGCACCATGGTGTGCAGTGCCATGCAAGCCACTGCCCAAGCCGGCCTCACTATTGTCCTCATGAGTCCTCTGACAGTTTTCCTACCAGTGGACCCTATGATTTTTAACAAGAGTTTTTCGCTTGCAGCAACCTTTCCACCAAGGCAAGGGAAGGGCGAAAAGGCctctcatatttttatttttttattttttaatttttttttacccttggtGCCTTTTTGCACAAAACTTTGGGAGACTTTCTATCTTTGAGATATTTTCCTTTCAGTCAGACTTAATTAAAATTGGATGAcacattaagaaattattttgaggAGCACTGATTGACTGACATATATAAATATTCAGAGACAGCGTGGTCATGTAAAAAGGCTAAGTTACAGTTACTACGCGTGCAGGTACCTGCTGAGACACAGCAACTGGAAGAAGCATGTTCTGTATATAGGAACAGCTAACTGTATTTGCCATATCCACCCATTATGGCTGGTCTACACTAAGCACCTCTGCAGCTCCCTGTAATCCCTCTTGTCTTTATCCTCACAACAACACTGGGAGTTGTCTTATATCCTGAGCAAGGGCTATGCATCCTGGCACTCTCTCTCCAGTGCAGACACCTTTATAGTACTTTAAGTACATGCTtgagaaaagatgcagaaaagcCCAGCTGTGCAGGCAGAAAAAGGTTTTTAGTGCTCATAGATTTCACATCACTGAACCAACTTTGACAACATAAATTAAATATGAACAATAAGCTAGCTCTCCTTGACTTCAGCAAGTTATTGTGTAGTGCTTGATCTGATTTGCAAATGTTACTGGTGTTTGTTGCTTTCTGACTTATACTGGTGATGGGGTTGGGGGTGCttgttcttgccttttttttttccccaggtccTGCTAGCCTTGCCCAGCTGTGCCGGTTGTGCGTCAGAAAGCATCTGGGTCGATCGTGCCTATATGCAGTCCACAAGCTGCACCTGCCTGAGCCACTTGAGAACTTTCTTCTTTATAGATAAGTCTGTGACTATCTttacacaggaaaagaaagaggaacaaaTGGTTTTTTACTCCAAAAATattatatcaaagaaaaaaatcaaagacatcaTTTACTGTCTACTGTGGATACCAAACATTATTTGCTACATGACAATGCAGactgaaaacagcttttcacTGTGAATGATATTATAGATACAGTTCCCCCAGTCTATTTCCAAATCCACTTACACCAGCCTGAGAAGTTGTA includes these proteins:
- the ASB11 gene encoding ankyrin repeat and SOCS box protein 11 isoform X2: MEGGSILHAFTNIYFAIFALFCFKLLIKISLALLTHFYIVKGNRKEAARIAEEIYGIVPGSWADRSPLHDAAFQGRLLSLKTLIAQACLGGHVACAKVLLENGAQVNAVTIDGITPLFNACCSGSVACVNMLLEFGAKPQLRSHLVSPIHEAVKRGHRECMEILLAHEVDIDQEDLHHGTPLYVACMYQRTDCVKKLLELGANVNMGKRLDTPLHAAARKSSVEVVVLLTDYGANPKCRNAELKCPLDLAVPNSKVEQALLLREGPASLAQLCRLCVRKHLGRSCLYAVHKLHLPEPLENFLLYR
- the ASB11 gene encoding ankyrin repeat and SOCS box protein 11 isoform X1 translates to MTYDTKNSPVQLSRPEKLFKEQTKMEGGSILHAFTNIYFAIFALFCFKLLIKISLALLTHFYIVKGNRKEAARIAEEIYGIVPGSWADRSPLHDAAFQGRLLSLKTLIAQGFNVNLVTTDRVSALHEACLGGHVACAKVLLENGAQVNAVTIDGITPLFNACCSGSVACVNMLLEFGAKPQLRSHLVSPIHEAVKRGHRECMEILLAHEVDIDQEDLHHGTPLYVACMYQRTDCVKKLLELGANVNMGKRLDTPLHAAARKSSVEVVVLLTDYGANPKCRNAELKCPLDLAVPNSKVEQALLLREGPASLAQLCRLCVRKHLGRSCLYAVHKLHLPEPLENFLLYR